Proteins co-encoded in one Jeotgalibacillus malaysiensis genomic window:
- a CDS encoding putative aldehyde dehydrogenase: protein MDIQTKEDVQKIIDRQKTFFQSGVTKDVKFRISQLKRLQRVIKEHEKDILKALHKDLGKNEFEGYVTEIGFTLKSIKTMIKNVKQWSEPEKVKTPVFQMPSKSFILKEPYGSVLIIGPFNYPFQLLVEPLIGAMAAGNCAVLKPSESTPETAKVVKRMIEDNFDPAYLSVVEGEKEETSLLINAPFDYMFFTGSVPVGKIVMEAASKNLVPHTLELGGKSPTIVDETADLDKAARRIMWGKLINSGQTCIAPDYLVVHESVKDQLVEKLKETVQEFYGQDIQQNDEYGRIVNEKHFDRLQDIIKRDQDLIVYGGQTDRDDKFIEPTILDGADWSSAAMEDEIFGPVLPVLTYQNLDDAINMINEHPKPLALYVFTENSHTENQVLGRISFGGGCVNDTLSHVSNENLPFGGVGHSGVNAYHGKHSFDTFTHRKSMMKKSTKVDVKLAFPPYKTSLDTIKRLLG, encoded by the coding sequence ATGGATATTCAAACAAAAGAAGATGTTCAGAAAATCATTGATCGGCAGAAAACCTTTTTTCAAAGCGGTGTAACAAAGGATGTAAAGTTCCGCATCAGTCAGTTGAAAAGACTGCAGCGCGTCATTAAAGAGCATGAAAAAGACATTTTAAAAGCTTTGCATAAAGACCTTGGTAAAAATGAATTTGAAGGGTATGTCACTGAAATCGGCTTTACCCTGAAAAGTATTAAAACGATGATTAAAAATGTGAAGCAGTGGTCAGAACCTGAAAAAGTGAAGACGCCTGTTTTTCAGATGCCTTCTAAAAGCTTTATTTTGAAGGAGCCTTATGGCAGCGTGCTGATTATCGGACCGTTTAACTATCCTTTTCAGCTGTTAGTTGAACCGCTTATTGGTGCGATGGCTGCCGGCAACTGTGCTGTACTGAAGCCTTCAGAAAGCACGCCTGAAACAGCAAAAGTTGTGAAAAGAATGATTGAAGATAACTTTGATCCTGCCTATCTCTCAGTCGTAGAAGGTGAGAAGGAAGAGACATCACTGTTAATCAACGCACCATTCGATTATATGTTTTTCACTGGCAGTGTACCTGTCGGAAAAATTGTGATGGAGGCAGCATCAAAAAATCTGGTGCCACACACGCTTGAGCTTGGCGGCAAGAGTCCGACGATTGTAGATGAGACAGCCGACCTTGATAAAGCAGCGCGCAGAATTATGTGGGGCAAGCTGATTAATTCTGGTCAGACGTGTATTGCACCTGATTATCTTGTTGTGCATGAGTCAGTGAAGGATCAGCTGGTTGAAAAGTTAAAAGAAACTGTTCAGGAATTTTACGGTCAGGATATTCAGCAAAACGATGAGTATGGCCGTATTGTAAATGAAAAGCATTTTGATCGTCTGCAGGATATTATCAAGCGTGATCAGGATCTGATTGTATACGGTGGTCAGACGGATCGTGATGATAAATTTATCGAGCCAACCATTCTTGATGGTGCTGACTGGTCGTCAGCTGCGATGGAGGATGAAATTTTCGGACCGGTGCTTCCTGTACTGACTTATCAGAACCTTGACGATGCAATTAATATGATTAATGAGCATCCGAAGCCACTGGCGCTTTATGTGTTTACGGAAAACAGTCATACTGAAAATCAGGTGCTTGGCCGGATTTCATTTGGCGGAGGTTGTGTGAATGATACGCTTAGCCATGTGTCGAATGAGAATCTGCCGTTTGGCGGTGTTGGTCATTCGGGTGTGAATGCGTATCACGGGAAGCACAGCTTTGATACGTTCACGCACCGGAAGAGTATGATGAAGAAGAGTACGAAGGTGGATGTGAAGCTTGCATTCCCGCCTTATAAGACGAGCCTTGATACGATTAAGAGGCTGCTTGGATAA
- a CDS encoding cell division inhibitor, with protein MNILLSGGTGFAGKSITKLLTEKGHEVYTLTRNPDRKSQAHVTYIKWLTDGASPEKELPKIDAVINLAGESINNGRWNDEQKKKIYDSRMEATDEILRLIRTFEEKPSVLVNASAIGIYPPSETKIYTEASHERGDDFLAETVVDWEHKAKLAEDEGVRVVCARFGIILGKDDGALPNIVLPYKMMAGGTVGSGRQWLSWVHHEDVARAVWHAIEDETLEGPVNVTAPNPMKMKDFGKTVGTVLNRPHWMPVPGFALKVALGDKSSLVLEGNKVIPKVLEDHGFTFKYPLLHDALKEIYNK; from the coding sequence ATGAATATATTATTGAGCGGAGGAACCGGGTTTGCAGGTAAGTCCATCACAAAGCTTCTGACTGAAAAAGGACATGAGGTATACACCCTCACAAGAAACCCCGACCGAAAAAGTCAGGCTCATGTTACTTATATCAAATGGCTGACAGACGGTGCTTCACCGGAAAAAGAACTGCCTAAAATCGATGCAGTGATCAATTTAGCAGGTGAGTCAATTAATAACGGCAGATGGAACGATGAGCAAAAGAAAAAGATCTATGACAGCAGGATGGAAGCGACAGATGAAATCCTCAGATTAATCCGAACGTTTGAAGAAAAACCATCTGTATTGGTCAATGCAAGTGCAATCGGGATATATCCGCCATCTGAAACAAAAATTTATACGGAAGCCTCTCATGAACGTGGAGACGATTTTCTCGCTGAAACTGTTGTGGACTGGGAGCATAAAGCAAAGCTTGCTGAAGATGAGGGTGTCAGAGTTGTGTGCGCGCGATTTGGGATCATTTTAGGAAAAGACGATGGTGCACTCCCGAATATCGTCCTCCCTTATAAGATGATGGCCGGTGGTACTGTAGGGTCAGGAAGACAATGGCTCTCATGGGTCCATCATGAAGATGTGGCAAGAGCCGTCTGGCACGCCATTGAAGACGAAACGCTCGAAGGACCGGTTAACGTGACAGCGCCTAATCCGATGAAAATGAAAGACTTCGGCAAAACAGTCGGCACCGTCCTAAACCGCCCGCACTGGATGCCGGTACCAGGCTTTGCACTCAAAGTCGCACTCGGAGACAAAAGCTCACTCGTACTTGAAGGTAACAAAGTGATTCCAAAAGTACTGGAGGACCACGGATTTACATTTAAATATCCGCTGCTGCATGATGCATTAAAAGAGATTTATAATAAATAA